One genomic region from Arthrobacter sp. FB24 encodes:
- a CDS encoding GNAT family N-acetyltransferase — MHSQILIRPAVPADFDAVARITRDAYLAAGYFANADHPYMLQIQDVAKRAGQATIWVAERAGRIVGSVTLAVAGEPFADIALPDELEFRMLVVDPAVQRSGAGKAMVEAIIDHAKSLDGIRAVALTTGRTWESAHGLYRKTGFHRVPERDWFVTDTDIKLLVYRLDV; from the coding sequence GTGCATTCGCAGATCCTCATTCGCCCCGCCGTTCCGGCAGATTTCGACGCCGTAGCCCGCATCACGCGGGACGCCTACCTCGCCGCCGGCTACTTCGCGAATGCCGACCACCCCTACATGCTGCAGATCCAGGACGTGGCCAAACGGGCCGGCCAGGCCACCATCTGGGTGGCCGAGCGGGCGGGACGCATCGTCGGTTCGGTAACGCTCGCCGTCGCCGGTGAGCCTTTCGCGGACATCGCACTGCCGGATGAACTCGAATTCCGCATGCTGGTGGTGGACCCGGCGGTCCAGCGCAGCGGCGCAGGCAAGGCCATGGTCGAGGCGATCATCGACCATGCGAAGTCGCTGGACGGCATTAGGGCCGTGGCACTGACCACCGGCCGCACGTGGGAGAGCGCGCACGGGCTGTACCGGAAAACAGGCTTCCATCGCGTCCCCGAACGCGACTGGTTCGTGACGGACACCGACATAAAGCTGCTGGTTTACCGGCTCGACGTGTAG
- a CDS encoding LLM class flavin-dependent oxidoreductase, whose amino-acid sequence MASHQRTLHLNAFLMSTGHHEASWRLPESNPRASTDITHYRNLARIAERGTFDSIFFADSPAIFGNVGRRPAGKLEPTVLLTAIAAATEKIGLIATASTTYNDPFNLARRFASVDFVSAGRAGWNVVTTAGPDAARNFGVDDQPAHATRYERAAEFLDVAGKLWDSWDDDAVVADKEAGVWADPDKVRPIDHVGKHFRVRGPLNVPRSPQGYPLIVQAGSSEDGKGLAARYAEAVFTAQQTLEDAQSFYSDLKARTAAAGRDPEGIKILPGIVPVLAGTEAEAKKLERELDELIRPEYARIELAKTLGVSPDDLPLDRQLPADLPDEDSIQGAKSRYTLIVELGRRERLTVRQLIGRLGGGRGHRTFSGTPEQVADAIRLWFENGAADGFNIMPAVLPSGLEAFVDHVVPVLRRRGLFRTEYTADTLRGHYGLERPLNRYSGAAGLAGAHA is encoded by the coding sequence ATGGCATCCCACCAGCGCACCCTGCATCTCAACGCCTTCCTCATGAGTACCGGCCACCACGAAGCGTCCTGGCGGCTGCCCGAAAGCAACCCCCGGGCGAGCACGGACATCACCCACTACCGCAATCTCGCCCGGATCGCCGAGCGGGGCACGTTCGATTCCATCTTCTTTGCCGACTCGCCCGCGATCTTCGGAAACGTGGGCCGCCGGCCGGCCGGAAAGCTCGAACCGACAGTGCTGCTGACCGCCATCGCCGCAGCCACCGAGAAGATCGGCCTCATTGCCACGGCCTCCACCACGTACAACGACCCGTTCAACCTCGCGAGGCGCTTTGCATCCGTCGACTTCGTCAGCGCGGGCCGTGCCGGCTGGAACGTCGTCACTACCGCCGGGCCCGACGCCGCCCGGAACTTTGGCGTCGACGACCAGCCCGCGCACGCAACGCGCTATGAGCGGGCGGCAGAGTTCCTGGACGTCGCCGGCAAACTCTGGGACAGCTGGGACGATGACGCCGTGGTGGCGGACAAGGAGGCGGGCGTCTGGGCCGACCCGGACAAGGTCAGGCCGATCGACCACGTCGGAAAGCATTTCCGGGTTCGCGGGCCGCTCAACGTTCCGCGGTCCCCGCAGGGATACCCGCTGATTGTCCAGGCGGGCTCCTCCGAAGACGGCAAGGGCCTCGCCGCGCGCTACGCCGAAGCCGTGTTCACGGCGCAGCAGACGCTCGAGGACGCGCAGAGCTTCTACAGCGACCTCAAGGCCCGCACCGCAGCCGCCGGACGAGACCCTGAAGGCATCAAGATCCTGCCCGGAATCGTGCCCGTGCTGGCAGGGACAGAAGCCGAGGCGAAGAAGCTGGAGCGTGAACTCGACGAGCTGATCCGTCCGGAATATGCGCGGATAGAACTTGCCAAAACCCTCGGTGTCAGCCCGGACGACCTCCCGCTGGACCGGCAACTGCCGGCAGACCTTCCCGATGAGGATTCCATCCAGGGTGCCAAGAGCCGCTACACCCTGATCGTGGAGCTCGGCCGTCGCGAACGGCTCACAGTGCGGCAGCTGATCGGCCGCCTGGGCGGCGGCCGCGGACATCGCACGTTCTCGGGTACTCCGGAGCAGGTGGCCGATGCCATCCGGCTCTGGTTTGAAAACGGCGCGGCCGACGGCTTCAACATCATGCCCGCGGTGCTCCCCTCAGGGCTTGAGGCCTTTGTGGACCACGTGGTGCCGGTCCTGCGCCGGCGGGGCCTGTTCCGGACGGAATACACAGCCGACACGCTGCGGGGGCACTACGGACTGGAGCGCCCGCTCAACCGGTACTCCGGTGCTGCCGGACTGGCTGGCGCGCACGCCTAA
- a CDS encoding CitMHS family transporter, with product MLVLLGFAMIAVFMVLIMTKKLTPVLALIIVPTVFGLFAGAGLGIGDMVLDSMKSMTSTAALLMFAIIYFGLMIDVGLFDPLVRFILRKLGNDPAKVVLGTAILAAAVSLDGDGSTTFILTTAAMLPVYLRLKMSPVVLTCVAGLANGTMNILPWGGPTARAATALKIDVNDVFVPMIPSLIAGLVVVFAFAWLLGLQERNRLRATSPEIWGVPDSAEPFDGGTSDGGRTAGGSGAGTGRKGSVPAGTAPAGLSPAGSSVAVLERTESLVDDHDSAMADTALDPNRKTLRPKLFWFNLGLTVAVMVMLVADLVPLPFVFMVGSAIALLVNFPKVKDQGAQLIAHAPSIVAVVSMVMAAAVLTGVLKGTGMVEAMSAWLVQIIPTSMGPFMAVITGVLSIPMTFFMSNDAFYFGVLPVLSETAAHYGVSAADMARASITGQPFHLQSPLVPAILLLVSLAKVDLGDHHKKVLWRTAVISLVMLGVGMLTGAIGIG from the coding sequence GTGCTGGTATTACTTGGATTCGCCATGATCGCGGTATTCATGGTGCTGATCATGACGAAGAAGTTGACGCCGGTGCTGGCGCTGATCATCGTCCCCACCGTTTTCGGGCTGTTCGCCGGGGCCGGACTGGGCATCGGGGACATGGTGCTGGACTCGATGAAGTCCATGACGTCCACCGCAGCCCTGCTGATGTTCGCCATCATCTACTTCGGCCTGATGATCGACGTCGGGCTGTTCGACCCGCTGGTGCGGTTCATCCTCCGCAAGCTGGGCAACGACCCCGCCAAGGTGGTGCTGGGCACCGCCATCCTGGCCGCCGCAGTGTCCCTGGACGGTGACGGCTCCACCACCTTCATCCTCACCACGGCCGCCATGCTTCCCGTCTACCTGCGCCTGAAGATGAGCCCTGTGGTCCTGACCTGCGTCGCAGGCCTCGCCAACGGAACCATGAACATCCTGCCGTGGGGCGGCCCCACTGCCCGCGCCGCCACCGCGCTGAAGATCGACGTCAACGACGTCTTCGTCCCCATGATTCCTTCCCTGATCGCAGGCCTGGTTGTGGTCTTCGCCTTCGCCTGGCTGCTGGGCCTGCAGGAACGTAACCGCCTCCGCGCCACGTCGCCGGAAATCTGGGGCGTCCCTGATTCCGCGGAACCGTTCGACGGCGGCACCTCCGACGGTGGCCGCACTGCCGGAGGTTCCGGTGCCGGTACCGGACGCAAGGGTTCCGTTCCTGCCGGTACAGCCCCTGCGGGCCTCTCACCGGCAGGCTCCTCCGTTGCCGTGCTCGAGCGCACCGAATCCCTCGTGGACGACCACGACTCCGCCATGGCGGACACCGCCCTGGACCCGAACCGCAAGACCCTGCGCCCGAAGCTGTTCTGGTTCAACCTGGGCCTGACCGTCGCCGTCATGGTCATGCTCGTGGCCGACCTGGTGCCCCTGCCGTTCGTCTTTATGGTGGGCTCCGCCATCGCCCTGCTGGTCAACTTCCCCAAGGTCAAGGACCAGGGTGCCCAGCTCATCGCCCACGCCCCCTCCATCGTGGCCGTGGTCAGCATGGTCATGGCCGCAGCCGTCCTCACCGGCGTCCTGAAAGGCACAGGCATGGTCGAGGCCATGTCCGCGTGGCTCGTCCAGATCATCCCCACGAGCATGGGCCCGTTCATGGCCGTAATCACCGGCGTCCTCAGCATCCCCATGACGTTCTTCATGAGCAACGATGCCTTCTACTTCGGTGTCCTCCCCGTGCTGAGCGAGACCGCTGCCCACTACGGCGTCAGCGCCGCCGACATGGCGCGGGCCTCCATCACCGGCCAGCCGTTCCACCTGCAGAGCCCGCTGGTTCCGGCCATCCTGCTGCTGGTGTCACTCGCCAAGGTGGACCTCGGCGACCACCACAAGAAGGTGCTGTGGCGCACCGCCGTCATCTCGCTTGTCATGCTCGGTGTCGGAATGCTGACGGGAGCCATCGGCATCGGCTAG
- the gatC gene encoding Asp-tRNA(Asn)/Glu-tRNA(Gln) amidotransferase subunit GatC, translating into MAAINRDDVAHLARLAHIEMSAEELDRMAGELAVIVESVKSVSEAAGDDVPATSHPIPLTNVFREDVVGHTFTAEQSLSGAPDAYEGRFKVPAILDED; encoded by the coding sequence ATGGCTGCGATCAACCGCGACGACGTCGCGCATCTCGCGCGTCTCGCGCACATCGAGATGAGTGCTGAAGAGCTGGACCGGATGGCCGGCGAACTCGCCGTCATCGTCGAATCAGTGAAGTCCGTAAGTGAAGCCGCCGGTGATGATGTCCCGGCCACATCCCACCCGATTCCGCTGACGAATGTGTTCCGCGAGGACGTTGTGGGCCACACTTTCACAGCCGAGCAGTCCCTGAGCGGCGCCCCTGACGCATACGAGGGCCGCTTCAAGGTTCCGGCCATCCTGGATGAGGACTGA
- a CDS encoding sensor histidine kinase produces MKRPAPRQPLRFSTQTLLLQLGVVLLVVLLSGAVHAWLTYERLGREAENQALTLARTVASDPAVRQEVQAISREAGTPPASVLLAGPLMAVAEGARTRTGALFVVITDETGLRLAHPDADRLGEKVSTDPSEALSGKEVTTRNTGTLGPSAGAKVPVFAPDSDTVVGEVSVGYSTENIVQSLTRDITPIALTAAGSLLAGILASFLLRRRLQRLTLGLEPEEISTLVHDQVAVLQGVDDGVIGVSADGRISVFNAAAQRLLGRPDLTGTPWKRAPVPEQLKALTLPDAAEADAVEVIAGGRVLVASARKALHRQEDLGWVVMLRDRTELQHLTRQLDAVGTMSTALRAQRHEFANQLHTIAGFMSIGQHQQARDYLARLAATGPLKFPVDQAELLQDPYLQAFVGAKGVEADERGVTLRIGPETLVRGQVTEPQDVTTVLGNLIDNAVNAAVAGSAADRWVEVELLDEPGADGGTLHIVVGDSGDGLAVGSEAAGAEGPEAEAVFAEGFTTSARPARAGGGQGLGLALARQLARRRGGDVRVLDPGSPGGPGAVFMATLPRTTADSPGRDKPPRENSYVGEDYNAGKDTDG; encoded by the coding sequence ATGAAGCGTCCGGCACCGAGGCAGCCGCTGCGGTTTTCCACCCAGACCCTGCTGCTGCAGCTCGGAGTGGTTCTGCTCGTGGTGCTGCTCAGCGGCGCCGTGCACGCCTGGCTGACGTACGAGCGCCTGGGCCGGGAAGCGGAGAACCAGGCGCTCACCCTGGCACGCACCGTTGCCTCGGATCCGGCTGTCCGCCAGGAGGTCCAGGCCATCAGCCGCGAGGCGGGCACCCCCCCGGCATCGGTGCTGCTGGCCGGCCCGCTAATGGCGGTGGCTGAAGGTGCCCGGACCCGCACGGGCGCGCTGTTCGTGGTGATCACCGATGAAACCGGCCTTCGGCTGGCCCACCCTGACGCCGACCGGCTGGGCGAAAAAGTCAGCACTGATCCCTCCGAGGCCCTGTCGGGCAAGGAGGTGACCACCCGGAACACCGGTACCCTGGGGCCCTCGGCGGGTGCCAAGGTGCCCGTCTTCGCGCCGGATTCGGACACAGTGGTGGGCGAGGTCAGCGTGGGGTATTCCACCGAGAACATCGTGCAGAGCCTCACCCGCGATATCACCCCTATTGCGCTGACCGCGGCAGGGTCGCTGCTCGCCGGCATCCTGGCCTCGTTCCTTCTGCGCCGCCGCCTGCAGCGGCTGACGCTCGGTCTGGAGCCGGAGGAGATCAGCACGCTGGTACATGACCAGGTGGCGGTACTCCAGGGCGTGGACGACGGCGTGATCGGCGTTTCAGCCGACGGCAGGATCAGCGTCTTCAACGCTGCCGCCCAGCGGCTCCTCGGCCGGCCCGACCTCACCGGCACGCCGTGGAAGCGGGCCCCTGTCCCGGAGCAGTTGAAGGCCCTGACCCTGCCGGACGCCGCAGAGGCCGACGCCGTCGAAGTCATCGCCGGCGGCCGCGTGCTGGTGGCCAGTGCCCGGAAGGCGCTGCACCGGCAGGAGGACCTGGGCTGGGTGGTGATGCTCCGCGACCGCACCGAGCTCCAGCACCTGACCCGCCAGCTGGATGCCGTGGGGACGATGTCCACGGCGCTGCGGGCACAGCGCCACGAATTCGCCAACCAGCTGCACACCATTGCCGGCTTCATGAGCATCGGGCAGCACCAGCAGGCGCGCGATTACCTGGCGCGGCTGGCTGCCACGGGACCGCTGAAGTTCCCCGTGGACCAGGCCGAGCTCCTCCAGGATCCCTACCTGCAGGCGTTCGTGGGCGCCAAGGGCGTGGAAGCGGACGAACGCGGCGTAACGTTGCGCATCGGCCCCGAAACGCTGGTGCGCGGTCAGGTCACCGAGCCGCAGGACGTCACCACGGTGCTCGGGAACCTGATCGACAACGCCGTGAACGCCGCTGTCGCCGGTTCCGCCGCGGACCGCTGGGTGGAGGTGGAACTGCTGGACGAACCGGGAGCCGACGGCGGCACGCTGCATATCGTCGTCGGTGACTCCGGCGACGGCCTGGCCGTCGGATCCGAGGCAGCCGGGGCGGAGGGGCCCGAAGCGGAGGCCGTGTTCGCCGAGGGGTTTACGACGTCGGCACGGCCGGCGCGTGCCGGCGGCGGGCAGGGATTGGGGCTGGCCCTGGCCCGGCAGCTTGCGCGGCGCCGCGGAGGAGACGTCCGGGTCCTGGATCCCGGTTCCCCGGGCGGACCGGGTGCCGTCTTTATGGCGACCCTGCCGCGGACCACCGCCGATTCCCCCGGGCGGGACAAGCCCCCCAGGGAGAACAGTTATGTCGGAGAGGACTACAATGCCGGGAAGGACACCGATGGCTGA
- a CDS encoding response regulator, protein MAEDLRVLIVDDDFHVAKLHAAYVDSVAGFMALPPAGSASLALQAIHSLRPDLVLLDVYLPDASGLDLLGQLDVDTMILSAASDAASLRVAFRRGALGYLLKPFTAESLSQQLRSYARYRRILAQPGALDQETVERAKRSLIPGDVTPSAKPRSATEAAVLESLVPGEQYSAAEVAGRVGVSRATAQRYLSSLADDGAVDIQLRYGTTGRPEHRYGLPAN, encoded by the coding sequence ATGGCTGAGGATTTAAGGGTCCTGATTGTGGATGACGATTTCCACGTCGCCAAGCTGCACGCGGCCTATGTTGATTCGGTGGCGGGTTTCATGGCGCTGCCGCCCGCGGGTTCGGCGTCGCTGGCGCTGCAGGCCATCCACAGCCTGCGCCCGGACCTTGTATTGCTGGATGTTTACCTGCCTGATGCGTCCGGGCTTGACCTGCTCGGCCAGCTGGACGTGGACACCATGATCCTGAGCGCCGCCTCGGATGCGGCGTCGCTGCGGGTGGCGTTCCGCCGCGGCGCCCTGGGCTACCTGCTGAAACCGTTCACAGCGGAGTCCCTGTCGCAGCAGCTCCGCTCCTATGCCCGGTACCGGCGGATCCTGGCGCAGCCGGGTGCGCTGGACCAGGAAACGGTGGAGCGGGCCAAGCGTTCGCTGATTCCGGGCGACGTCACCCCCTCGGCCAAGCCCCGCTCCGCCACCGAAGCCGCGGTGCTCGAATCGCTGGTGCCAGGGGAACAGTATTCGGCGGCCGAAGTCGCCGGGCGGGTAGGGGTGTCCCGGGCCACCGCCCAGCGGTACCTGTCCTCGCTGGCGGACGACGGCGCCGTCGACATCCAGCTCCGGTACGGCACCACGGGCCGCCCGGAACACCGCTACGGCCTCCCGGCTAATTAA
- the ligA gene encoding NAD-dependent DNA ligase LigA, protein MTGAGTREADTASERVPSGAVREEYENLVEEVRKHRFAYYQEDAPIISDAEFDELFRRLETIEAMHPELVANDSPTQEVGGEVSAAFAAVEHLQRMYSLEDVFSLEELESWIAKAEASVAKLGNGTAGPAWLTELKIDGLAVNLLYRDGKLVRAATRGDGYTGEDITHNVLTIKEIPQQLTGGNYPAEMEVRGEVFIPSKAFAEYNEALIEAGKAPLANPRNAAAGSLRQKDPAETAKRPLRMYVHGIGAREGLRTVSQSDTYRQLAEWGLPTSPYFEVLGSLKDILDFIKRYGDKRHSLTHEIDGIVVKVDDFATQRALGYTSRVPRWAVAYKYPPEEVHTKLLDIAVNVGRTGRVTPFGIMEPVKVAGSTVGMATLHNQDVVKAKGVKIGDIVVLRKAGDVIPEIVGPVLALRDQQDPPVRDFVMPTECPACGTPLAPGKEGDVDIRCPNSRSCPAQLRERVFHVASRGAFDIEALGWEAAIALTQPAEPVTPPLTSEANLFRLTREDLADVRIRREKRSKGVATGEFELVPYFYTKGTAKSPSKPTATTEKLFTELEKAKSQPLWRVLVALSIRHVGPRASRALATAFGSMDAIREASEEELAHVDGVGPVIAAALKEWFAEDWHREIVDTWAEDGVRMEDEQDESTPRTLEGLTVVVTGSLEGFSRDEAKEAILIRGGKASGSVSKNTSYVVAGENAGTKLDKAEQLGVPVLDEDGFRALLANGPAASADSADASADDDDAGVGDRPEDHQEEPAE, encoded by the coding sequence ATGACCGGGGCAGGCACGCGCGAGGCGGACACCGCCAGTGAACGGGTGCCCTCCGGTGCGGTCCGAGAGGAATACGAAAACCTGGTGGAAGAGGTACGCAAGCACCGCTTCGCGTACTACCAGGAGGACGCGCCCATCATTTCGGACGCTGAGTTCGACGAACTCTTCCGGCGCCTCGAAACAATCGAGGCAATGCACCCGGAACTCGTGGCCAACGACTCGCCCACCCAGGAAGTGGGCGGCGAAGTGTCCGCCGCCTTTGCCGCCGTCGAACATCTCCAGCGGATGTACAGCCTGGAAGACGTCTTTTCCCTTGAGGAACTGGAATCGTGGATCGCCAAGGCGGAAGCATCCGTGGCCAAACTCGGCAATGGCACTGCCGGACCCGCATGGCTCACTGAACTCAAGATCGACGGCCTGGCGGTCAACCTGCTTTACCGCGACGGCAAGCTGGTCCGCGCCGCCACCCGGGGGGACGGCTACACCGGCGAGGACATCACCCACAACGTCCTGACCATCAAGGAAATCCCGCAGCAGCTGACCGGCGGGAACTATCCGGCCGAGATGGAGGTCCGCGGCGAGGTGTTCATTCCGTCCAAGGCCTTCGCCGAGTACAACGAGGCCCTCATCGAGGCCGGCAAGGCGCCGCTGGCTAACCCGCGCAACGCGGCCGCGGGCTCGCTCCGGCAAAAGGATCCGGCGGAAACTGCCAAGCGCCCGCTGCGCATGTACGTTCACGGCATCGGTGCCCGCGAAGGGCTGCGGACCGTCAGCCAGTCGGACACCTACCGCCAGCTTGCCGAGTGGGGCCTGCCCACCAGCCCGTACTTCGAGGTCCTCGGCAGCCTCAAGGACATTCTCGACTTCATCAAACGCTACGGCGACAAACGGCATAGCCTTACCCATGAGATCGACGGCATCGTGGTCAAAGTGGATGACTTCGCAACGCAGCGCGCACTCGGGTACACCTCGCGGGTGCCCCGCTGGGCCGTCGCCTACAAGTACCCGCCGGAGGAAGTCCACACCAAGCTGCTGGACATCGCGGTCAATGTCGGACGCACCGGACGCGTCACCCCCTTCGGCATCATGGAACCAGTGAAGGTTGCCGGGTCCACAGTAGGAATGGCCACGCTGCACAACCAGGACGTGGTCAAAGCCAAGGGCGTAAAGATCGGCGACATCGTGGTGCTGCGCAAGGCCGGCGATGTCATCCCGGAAATCGTGGGACCGGTCCTCGCCCTGCGCGACCAGCAGGATCCGCCCGTGCGGGACTTCGTGATGCCCACCGAATGCCCTGCGTGCGGAACGCCGCTCGCCCCCGGGAAGGAAGGGGACGTGGACATCCGCTGCCCCAATTCCCGCTCCTGCCCGGCTCAGCTGCGCGAACGCGTCTTCCACGTCGCCAGCCGCGGCGCCTTCGACATCGAGGCCCTCGGCTGGGAAGCGGCGATCGCCCTGACCCAGCCGGCGGAACCCGTGACGCCTCCGCTGACCAGCGAGGCCAACCTCTTCCGACTCACCCGCGAAGACCTTGCCGATGTCCGGATCCGCCGGGAGAAGCGGTCCAAAGGCGTGGCCACGGGCGAATTCGAACTCGTGCCGTATTTCTATACAAAAGGCACAGCCAAGTCCCCGTCCAAACCGACGGCCACCACGGAAAAACTGTTCACCGAGCTGGAAAAAGCCAAGTCCCAGCCGCTATGGCGCGTTCTGGTCGCGCTGTCCATCCGGCATGTGGGCCCCCGGGCCTCGCGGGCGCTTGCCACGGCCTTCGGCTCGATGGACGCCATCCGGGAGGCTTCAGAGGAGGAGCTCGCCCACGTCGACGGCGTGGGACCGGTGATCGCGGCTGCGCTGAAGGAATGGTTCGCCGAGGACTGGCACCGCGAAATCGTGGACACCTGGGCCGAGGACGGCGTGCGGATGGAGGACGAGCAGGACGAATCCACCCCGCGCACCCTGGAAGGTCTGACCGTCGTGGTCACCGGAAGCCTTGAGGGCTTCAGCAGGGATGAAGCCAAGGAAGCCATCCTCATCCGGGGCGGCAAGGCGTCAGGATCCGTGTCCAAGAACACCAGCTACGTCGTCGCCGGCGAGAACGCCGGAACAAAACTGGACAAGGCCGAACAACTCGGCGTGCCGGTGCTGGACGAGGACGGCTTCCGCGCGCTGCTGGCCAACGGCCCGGCCGCCTCGGCTGACTCCGCGGACGCTTCCGCGGACGACGACGACGCCGGCGTCGGAGACCGCCCCGAAGACCACCAGGAAGAGCCGGCAGAATGA
- a CDS encoding inositol monophosphatase family protein: MSITPADLLEVAKAAAAAGAAVLATRNGDALDVSNKGASGDWVTAFDVAAENAVREVIGRVRPQDTVTGEEHGTLSRDNPSGYRWSIDPLDGTTNFIRNIVYYGTSVAVADPDGVWLAGVVNAPALGRIYYASRGGGAWLEERGQRTQLTGPVPGRAGQILATGFSYDPGVRAEQAEALGGFMEGFADVRRLGSAALDLCLVADGTHDAFGERGLNEHDFSAGALIAEEAGCWVRRPRLTSPLDGGPSDEERLAAWTCAGTLELSGKFPL, encoded by the coding sequence ATGAGCATCACGCCGGCGGATCTCCTGGAAGTGGCTAAAGCGGCAGCCGCCGCCGGGGCCGCGGTGCTCGCCACCCGCAACGGCGACGCCCTGGACGTCAGCAACAAAGGAGCCTCGGGGGACTGGGTCACTGCCTTCGACGTCGCGGCGGAGAATGCCGTGCGTGAGGTGATCGGCCGCGTCCGGCCGCAGGACACTGTTACCGGGGAGGAACACGGTACCCTCAGCCGGGACAACCCCAGCGGCTACCGCTGGTCAATCGACCCGCTGGACGGCACCACCAACTTCATCCGGAACATCGTCTATTACGGCACGTCGGTGGCGGTGGCCGATCCCGACGGCGTCTGGCTGGCCGGCGTCGTTAATGCCCCGGCCCTTGGCCGTATCTACTATGCGTCGCGCGGGGGAGGTGCCTGGCTCGAGGAGCGGGGGCAGCGCACCCAGCTGACCGGTCCCGTCCCGGGCCGCGCCGGGCAGATCCTGGCCACCGGCTTCAGCTACGATCCCGGCGTCCGGGCCGAGCAGGCCGAAGCCCTCGGCGGTTTCATGGAGGGCTTCGCCGATGTCCGACGGCTGGGCTCCGCCGCCCTGGACCTCTGCCTCGTGGCGGACGGAACCCATGACGCCTTCGGGGAACGCGGACTCAACGAGCACGATTTCTCGGCCGGTGCCCTCATTGCCGAGGAAGCCGGCTGCTGGGTCCGGCGCCCCCGCCTCACCAGCCCCCTCGACGGCGGACCCTCGGACGAGGAACGCCTCGCAGCCTGGACGTGCGCCGGGACCCTCGAGCTGTCCGGGAAGTTTCCGCTCTAG
- a CDS encoding RidA family protein: MRKTFGSGSSWEQTLGYSRAVQVDNTLYISATAASGDNGIVGEGFYTQTRFILEKLGAVLAEAGFDYSDVVQSKLYLTDISKWEDAGRAHGEVFGEIRPTLSLVHVLPFLDPKMLVEIELVAQKSAS, encoded by the coding sequence ATGCGCAAGACATTCGGTTCCGGCTCCTCGTGGGAGCAGACCCTCGGCTATTCCCGTGCGGTACAGGTGGACAACACCCTGTACATCTCCGCCACCGCGGCGAGCGGTGACAACGGAATCGTGGGCGAGGGCTTCTACACGCAGACCAGGTTCATCCTGGAAAAGCTGGGCGCCGTCCTGGCCGAGGCCGGTTTTGACTACAGCGACGTGGTGCAGTCCAAGCTGTACCTCACGGACATCAGCAAATGGGAAGACGCCGGCCGCGCCCACGGTGAAGTCTTTGGCGAGATCCGCCCCACCTTGTCGCTGGTCCATGTGCTGCCGTTCCTGGATCCCAAGATGCTGGTGGAGATCGAACTCGTGGCCCAGAAGAGCGCAAGCTAG